A region from the Pseudonocardia petroleophila genome encodes:
- a CDS encoding carbohydrate ABC transporter permease — protein MTAVADAPAAATTQRRPRASGVRPARTLWLFAAPALAVYTYFFAAPALQTVLYSVTDWDGYSAEFSWVGLDNYVGLTTADDQFRNAALNSLQFTFVVAIAQTLLSLGLAVLLTRTTRASTVLRAVFFFPAILSSVAVAFVWKFVFDPELGPLDPALSAIGLGGSGYLAEPGTAILWLAVVQVWAHAGQLMVVFIAGLQQIPEMYYEAAKVDGASRWQRFRYITLPLVAPTALIVVAYTTVQSFKAFDLVLGLAGNPPNPPLDILATRIYAGFADSRFGYAAAESVLFLVLIALVTWLQRRAISRGADA, from the coding sequence ATGACCGCCGTCGCCGACGCGCCGGCCGCCGCGACGACGCAGCGACGGCCCCGGGCGAGCGGGGTGCGCCCGGCGCGCACGCTGTGGCTGTTCGCCGCCCCCGCGCTGGCCGTCTACACCTACTTCTTCGCCGCCCCCGCGCTGCAGACGGTGCTCTACTCGGTCACCGACTGGGACGGCTACAGCGCCGAGTTCTCCTGGGTCGGACTCGACAACTACGTCGGGCTCACCACCGCCGACGACCAGTTCCGCAACGCCGCGCTCAACAGCCTGCAGTTCACCTTCGTCGTCGCGATCGCGCAGACGCTGCTGTCGCTGGGGCTGGCGGTGCTGCTCACCCGCACCACCCGGGCCTCGACGGTGCTGCGGGCGGTGTTCTTCTTCCCGGCGATCCTGTCCAGCGTCGCGGTGGCGTTCGTGTGGAAGTTCGTGTTCGACCCCGAGCTGGGCCCGCTCGACCCGGCTCTCTCGGCGATCGGGCTCGGCGGCAGCGGCTACCTCGCCGAGCCGGGCACCGCGATACTGTGGCTCGCCGTCGTGCAGGTGTGGGCGCACGCCGGGCAGCTCATGGTCGTGTTCATCGCCGGGCTGCAGCAGATCCCGGAGATGTACTACGAGGCCGCGAAGGTCGACGGGGCGTCGCGCTGGCAGCGGTTCCGCTACATCACGCTGCCGCTGGTGGCGCCCACCGCCCTGATCGTGGTCGCGTACACGACCGTCCAGTCGTTCAAGGCGTTCGACCTGGTCCTCGGCCTGGCCGGCAACCCGCCGAACCCGCCGCTGGACATCCTCGCCACCCGCATCTACGCCGGGTTCGCCGACTCGCGCTTCGGCTACGCCGCGGCCGAGTCCGTGCTCTTCCTCGTGCTGATCGCGCTGGTCACGTGGCTGCAGCGGCGCGCCATCTCCCGGGGGGCGGACGCGTGA
- a CDS encoding carbohydrate ABC transporter permease, giving the protein MRYSLGRGTALTVYTLVIVVPLLIVVFGTFKTTQDLFASPLGLPTAATGANYGTVLADGQITVALRNSIVVTACVVLLTLGLASAAAFAFTRLTGRLALAAYGFVVAGLAVPVQASMVPQFVLFDLLGLTDSLVGLVLVQTVTGLPVAVFILTGFMRTLPRELFEAADVDGASPWRTFRSIVLPLSTPSLAAAAIFLLVISWNDLLYPLLFITDPAKQTLPLALLGFTGEYLTDYPLLFTGVVVASLPLAVAYVLLQRWFVAGLTAGSVKG; this is encoded by the coding sequence GTGAGGTACTCCCTGGGGCGCGGCACCGCGCTGACCGTCTACACGCTGGTCATCGTCGTGCCGCTGCTGATCGTCGTGTTCGGCACGTTCAAGACCACCCAGGACCTGTTCGCGTCCCCACTCGGCCTGCCCACGGCCGCCACCGGCGCCAACTACGGCACCGTGCTCGCCGACGGCCAGATCACCGTCGCGCTGCGCAACAGCATCGTGGTGACGGCGTGCGTGGTGCTGCTGACCCTCGGCCTGGCCTCCGCCGCGGCGTTCGCGTTCACCCGGCTGACGGGGCGGCTCGCGCTGGCCGCGTACGGGTTCGTCGTGGCCGGGCTGGCGGTGCCCGTGCAGGCGTCGATGGTGCCGCAGTTCGTGCTGTTCGACCTGCTCGGGCTGACCGACTCGCTCGTCGGGCTGGTGCTGGTGCAGACCGTCACCGGGCTGCCGGTCGCCGTCTTCATCCTCACCGGGTTCATGCGCACGCTGCCGCGGGAGCTGTTCGAGGCCGCCGACGTCGACGGCGCGTCCCCGTGGCGCACGTTCCGCTCGATCGTGCTGCCCCTGTCGACGCCGTCGCTGGCCGCCGCGGCGATCTTCCTGCTGGTGATCTCCTGGAACGACCTGCTCTACCCGCTGCTGTTCATCACCGACCCGGCCAAGCAGACGCTGCCGCTGGCCCTGCTCGGCTTCACCGGCGAGTACCTCACCGACTACCCGCTGCTGTTCACCGGCGTCGTCGTCGCGTCGCTGCCGCTGGCGGTGGCCTACGTGCTGCTGCAGCGCTGGTTCGTCGCCGGGCTGACGGCGGGGTCGGTCAAGGGATGA
- a CDS encoding glycoside hydrolase family 31 protein codes for MTSLVTALTSWRLDGGRLHLTLQERSAQRSHTGGWLTADAAGLEASLPNLPAALPAPAGPAGERQLVVSVVGDGVVRLRSGPDLPPLGILVAEPEPRPVEVLDVGDGLVLQGPGVALRVRARPFGFTLLGDAGHLAVRTAEHVRQTDGLPLAPALRHDTGPVLGIALDGAPVHGFGEQFAAFDLRGRALTLRVADAMGTATGLAYKPAPVWQSGGHLGFLNTGAVVHADVGQSVPDALVLGIADATLDLFLVAHPDPAERLRRYTALTGRAPEPPDWSLGFWLGRCRYHSAEEMLAVADRLRAEDVPADVLHCDPDWLRVDRLNCDFDWNTDRFGDPAEFVAALAERGLRLSLWELPYLDPASPRHAEALAAGHLVVDADGEPVPVQGTPTPDGRPRALVDLGSPDARAWWQKLHAPLLDAGVAVFKTDFGEGLPDGAALTGVPPAHAHNLYPLRYHSAVAAVSGLIWARAGWAGSQRYPTGWAGDAAATVDGMRATLRGGLNAAMSIPGWWSHDIGGFSAGTESGPLYARWLQFGALSPMMRAHGLHPREPWAFGPEVLAIARRFVKLRYRLRPYLRRLARDAAAGLPVLRPLALAFPDDPDAARVDDAFLLGPDLLVVPVFSDSPDPVRRSWYVPAGEWTDLLTAQRYTGPARVTEQVPLDRIPLLVRAGADLRLEEPT; via the coding sequence ATGACGTCCCTGGTCACCGCGCTCACGTCCTGGCGCCTGGACGGCGGGCGGCTGCACCTGACGCTGCAGGAGCGGTCGGCGCAGCGCTCGCACACCGGCGGCTGGCTCACCGCCGACGCGGCCGGGCTCGAGGCGTCGCTGCCGAACCTGCCCGCCGCGCTGCCCGCCCCCGCCGGCCCGGCGGGGGAGCGCCAGCTGGTGGTGTCGGTCGTCGGTGACGGGGTGGTGCGGCTGCGGTCGGGTCCGGACCTGCCGCCGCTGGGGATCCTGGTCGCCGAACCGGAGCCGCGGCCGGTCGAGGTGCTCGACGTCGGCGACGGGCTGGTGCTGCAGGGGCCCGGGGTCGCGCTGCGGGTCCGGGCGCGGCCGTTCGGCTTCACGCTGCTCGGCGACGCCGGGCACCTCGCCGTCCGCACGGCCGAGCACGTCCGCCAGACCGACGGCCTCCCGCTCGCACCCGCGCTGCGCCACGACACCGGCCCGGTGCTGGGGATCGCGCTCGACGGCGCCCCGGTGCACGGATTCGGCGAGCAGTTCGCCGCGTTCGACCTGCGGGGCCGCGCCCTGACGCTCCGGGTCGCCGACGCGATGGGCACCGCCACCGGGCTGGCGTACAAGCCGGCGCCGGTGTGGCAGTCCGGCGGGCACCTGGGGTTCCTCAACACCGGTGCGGTCGTGCACGCCGACGTCGGCCAGTCCGTGCCCGACGCGCTCGTCCTCGGGATCGCCGACGCCACGCTCGACCTGTTCCTCGTCGCCCACCCCGACCCGGCGGAGCGCCTGCGCCGCTACACCGCGCTCACCGGCCGCGCGCCCGAGCCGCCGGACTGGTCGCTGGGGTTCTGGCTCGGGCGCTGCCGCTACCACTCGGCGGAGGAGATGCTCGCCGTCGCCGACCGGCTGCGCGCCGAGGACGTCCCCGCCGACGTCCTGCACTGCGACCCCGACTGGCTGCGCGTCGACCGCCTCAACTGCGACTTCGACTGGAACACCGACCGCTTCGGCGACCCCGCCGAGTTCGTGGCCGCGCTCGCCGAGCGGGGCCTGCGGCTGTCGCTGTGGGAGCTGCCCTACCTCGACCCGGCGTCCCCGCGGCACGCCGAGGCGCTCGCGGCGGGGCACCTCGTCGTCGACGCCGACGGCGAGCCGGTGCCCGTGCAGGGCACGCCGACCCCCGACGGGCGGCCGCGTGCGCTGGTCGACCTGGGCTCGCCGGACGCCAGGGCCTGGTGGCAGAAGCTGCACGCGCCGCTGCTCGACGCCGGGGTGGCGGTGTTCAAGACCGACTTCGGCGAGGGGCTGCCCGACGGCGCCGCGCTCACCGGGGTGCCGCCCGCGCACGCGCACAACCTCTACCCGCTGCGCTACCACTCGGCCGTCGCCGCGGTCAGCGGGCTGATCTGGGCGCGGGCGGGGTGGGCCGGGTCGCAGCGGTACCCGACGGGCTGGGCCGGGGACGCCGCCGCCACCGTCGACGGGATGCGGGCCACGCTGCGCGGCGGGCTCAACGCGGCGATGTCGATCCCGGGGTGGTGGAGCCACGACATCGGCGGGTTCAGCGCCGGAACCGAGTCGGGCCCCCTCTACGCCCGCTGGCTGCAGTTCGGGGCGCTGTCGCCGATGATGCGCGCCCACGGGCTGCACCCGCGCGAGCCGTGGGCGTTCGGGCCGGAGGTGCTGGCGATCGCGCGCCGGTTCGTGAAGCTGCGCTACCGGCTGCGGCCCTACCTGCGGCGCCTGGCCCGCGACGCCGCCGCCGGGCTCCCGGTGCTGCGGCCGCTCGCGCTGGCCTTCCCCGACGACCCCGACGCCGCCCGCGTCGACGACGCGTTCCTGCTCGGCCCCGACCTGCTCGTGGTCCCGGTCTTCTCCGACTCGCCCGATCCGGTGCGCCGCAGCTGGTACGTGCCCGCCGGGGAGTGGACGGACCTGCTCACCGCGCAGCGGTACACCGGCCCGGCGCGGGTCACCGAGCAGGTGCCCCTGGACCGCATCCCGCTGCTGGTCCGGGCCGGGGCCGACCTGCGACTGGAGGAGCCGACATGA
- a CDS encoding LLM class flavin-dependent oxidoreductase has product MSVEVSWFAALCDDDHEFLGVSDPALLSSWEHCRGIALAAEEAGFDNILLPSGYALGIDSVAFAAGIAPLLRRMRLLLAVRLGEMWVPQLARQLASIDQMLGGRLTVNVISSDLPGQTLGSAPRYRRTLEIMRVLRSLLDGQPVDVDGEFVQLTLDPPRVRAVGRAPFYFGGMSEAAREVAAQAADVFLLWPDTLPKVAATLDDLRARAAAHGRTLRFGYRAHVIVRETEAEARAAAARLVSKLDDGVGERVRAQSLDTGSAGVANQVALRDSADDEGYAEANLWTGIGRARSGAGAAIVGDPDQVRAKLTAYAELGVECFILSGYPHRTEADLFARYVLPGLDHAPLEF; this is encoded by the coding sequence ATGAGCGTCGAGGTGTCCTGGTTCGCCGCCCTGTGCGACGACGACCACGAGTTCCTCGGGGTGTCCGATCCCGCCCTGCTGTCGTCGTGGGAGCACTGCCGCGGCATCGCACTGGCCGCCGAGGAGGCCGGGTTCGACAACATCCTGCTGCCCTCGGGGTACGCCCTGGGCATCGACTCGGTGGCCTTCGCCGCCGGCATCGCGCCCCTGCTGCGGCGGATGCGGCTGCTGCTCGCTGTCCGGCTCGGGGAGATGTGGGTGCCGCAGCTGGCCCGCCAGCTCGCCAGCATCGACCAGATGCTCGGCGGGCGGCTCACCGTCAACGTCATCTCCTCGGACCTGCCCGGGCAGACCCTCGGGTCCGCGCCCCGCTACCGGCGCACGCTGGAGATCATGCGGGTGCTCCGCTCCCTGCTCGACGGGCAGCCGGTCGACGTCGACGGCGAGTTCGTGCAGCTCACGCTGGACCCGCCGCGCGTGCGGGCCGTCGGCCGGGCGCCGTTCTACTTCGGCGGGATGTCGGAGGCCGCGCGCGAGGTGGCCGCGCAGGCCGCCGACGTGTTCCTGCTGTGGCCCGACACGCTGCCCAAGGTCGCCGCCACCCTCGACGACCTGCGCGCCCGCGCCGCCGCGCACGGCCGCACGCTGCGGTTCGGCTACCGCGCGCACGTGATCGTCCGGGAGACCGAGGCGGAGGCGCGCGCCGCCGCGGCCCGGCTGGTGTCGAAGCTCGACGACGGGGTGGGGGAGCGGGTGCGGGCGCAGTCGCTCGACACCGGCTCGGCGGGCGTCGCGAACCAGGTGGCGCTGCGCGACTCCGCCGACGACGAGGGCTACGCCGAGGCGAACCTGTGGACCGGGATCGGCCGGGCCCGGTCCGGGGCGGGCGCGGCGATCGTCGGGGACCCCGACCAGGTGCGGGCCAAGCTGACGGCCTACGCCGAGCTGGGCGTCGAGTGCTTCATCCTCTCCGGCTACCCGCACCGCACCGAGGCCGACCTGTTCGCCCGGTACGTCCTGCCGGGGCTGGACCACGCCCCGCTGGAGTTCTGA
- a CDS encoding ATP-binding protein: MPHDLPRTDLPQTLGALRASGHQLRGVKDEIRANLVDALRAGRDPWPGIVGFESTVLPQLERALIAGHDVVLLGERGQGKTRLLRSITNLLDEWTPVIEGSELGEHPYDPITPASQRRAAELGDDLPVAWKHRDDRYTEKLATPDTAVADLIGDIDPVKVSEGRSLGDPETIHYGLVPRAHRGIVTINELPDLAERIQVSLLNVMEERDIQVRGYTLRLPLDILLVASANPEDYTNRGRIITPLKDRFGAEVRTHYPLELTDEITLVEQEAHLVADVPRHLLEIVARFTRALRESSAVDQGSGVSARFSVAAAETVAAAALRRAAITGEAHAVARPVDLESVPTVLRGKLEFASGEEGREIEHMEHLLRRATADTARARLRGIDLNPLAEAVAGQPVRTGERVPAAEVVAALPQVEALTEIAKRLDAGGTEQPGPMASAAELALELLFLTRRLAKDTADDDSVSYG, from the coding sequence GTGCCCCACGATCTTCCCCGCACCGACCTCCCGCAGACCCTGGGCGCCCTGCGCGCCTCCGGACACCAGCTGCGCGGCGTCAAGGACGAGATCCGCGCAAACCTCGTCGACGCCCTGCGCGCCGGCCGCGACCCGTGGCCCGGCATCGTCGGCTTCGAGTCCACCGTGCTCCCGCAGCTCGAGCGGGCGCTGATCGCCGGCCACGACGTCGTGCTGCTCGGCGAGCGAGGCCAGGGCAAGACCCGCCTGCTGCGCTCCATCACGAACCTGCTCGACGAGTGGACGCCCGTGATCGAGGGCTCCGAGCTCGGCGAGCACCCGTACGACCCGATCACCCCGGCGTCGCAGCGCCGGGCCGCTGAGCTCGGCGACGACCTGCCCGTCGCCTGGAAGCACCGCGACGACCGCTACACCGAGAAGCTCGCCACCCCGGACACCGCGGTGGCCGACCTGATCGGCGACATCGACCCCGTCAAGGTGTCGGAGGGGCGCTCGCTGGGCGACCCGGAGACCATCCACTACGGGCTGGTGCCCCGCGCGCACCGCGGCATCGTCACGATCAACGAGCTGCCCGACCTGGCCGAGCGCATCCAGGTGTCGCTGCTCAACGTGATGGAGGAGCGCGACATCCAGGTCCGCGGCTACACGCTGCGCCTGCCCCTGGACATCCTGCTGGTGGCCAGCGCGAACCCCGAGGACTACACCAACCGCGGGCGCATCATCACCCCGCTCAAGGACCGCTTCGGCGCGGAGGTGCGCACGCACTACCCGCTGGAGCTCACCGACGAGATCACGCTGGTGGAGCAGGAGGCGCACCTCGTCGCCGACGTGCCCCGGCACCTGCTGGAGATCGTCGCGCGGTTCACCCGGGCGCTGCGCGAGTCGAGCGCGGTCGACCAGGGCTCCGGCGTCTCCGCGCGGTTCTCCGTGGCCGCGGCCGAGACCGTCGCGGCCGCCGCGCTGCGCCGCGCCGCGATCACCGGGGAGGCGCACGCCGTCGCCCGGCCCGTCGACCTCGAGTCGGTGCCCACGGTGCTCCGCGGCAAGCTGGAGTTCGCCTCCGGCGAGGAGGGTCGCGAGATCGAGCACATGGAGCACCTGCTGCGCCGGGCCACCGCCGACACCGCCCGGGCGCGGCTGCGCGGCATCGACCTCAACCCGCTCGCCGAGGCCGTCGCGGGCCAGCCGGTGCGCACGGGCGAGCGGGTGCCCGCGGCCGAGGTGGTCGCCGCGCTGCCGCAGGTGGAGGCGCTGACCGAGATCGCCAAGCGGCTCGACGCGGGCGGTACCGAGCAGCCCGGCCCGATGGCGAGCGCCGCGGAGCTGGCCCTGGAGCTGCTGTTCCTCACCCGGCGCCTGGCCAAGGACACCGCCGACGACGACTCGGTGAGCTACGGCTGA
- a CDS encoding pentapeptide repeat-containing protein has protein sequence MARARRTRPTKLLPDPPDTPTRWDPAPAVAEDGAVWDGVDAGADVEVPPRVADLDLRECRWTGADLRGRELTGFRARDTRFEHCDLSGAVLDDAVLRRVTFTDCRLTGASFAGARLDDVRITDSTADLTGFRMATGTFLLVENTSLHAADFYSFTASGCAFLGCDLGEASFHEARLAGTRLHGSRLDDVRGAMSLAGARISPDQLVPVGAALLGALGIEVTD, from the coding sequence ATGGCACGGGCCCGTCGGACACGCCCCACCAAGCTGCTCCCGGACCCGCCGGACACCCCGACGCGGTGGGACCCCGCGCCCGCGGTGGCCGAGGACGGGGCCGTCTGGGACGGCGTCGACGCGGGGGCCGACGTCGAGGTGCCGCCCCGCGTGGCCGATCTCGACCTCCGCGAGTGCCGCTGGACCGGCGCCGACCTCCGGGGGCGCGAGCTCACCGGGTTCCGGGCCCGCGACACCCGGTTCGAGCACTGCGACCTGTCTGGCGCAGTCCTCGACGACGCGGTGCTGCGCCGCGTCACGTTCACCGACTGCCGGCTCACCGGGGCGTCCTTCGCCGGCGCCCGGCTCGACGACGTGCGGATCACCGACAGCACGGCCGACCTCACCGGCTTCCGCATGGCCACGGGCACGTTCCTGCTGGTGGAGAACACCTCGCTGCACGCGGCGGACTTCTACTCGTTCACCGCCTCGGGCTGCGCGTTCCTCGGCTGCGACCTCGGCGAGGCCTCGTTCCACGAGGCCCGCCTCGCCGGCACCCGGCTGCACGGCTCCCGGCTCGACGACGTGCGCGGCGCGATGTCGCTGGCCGGCGCGCGGATCAGCCCCGACCAGCTCGTCCCGGTCGGGGCGGCGCTGCTCGGGGCGCTCGGCATCGAGGTCACCGACTGA
- a CDS encoding ABC transporter ATP-binding protein — translation MLSVLWRFRGTLAPHRRELTIGGLLILAGAGLALALPWPLKVVVDHVLAGRPFGPLSGPGLLAACIAAICVLAALGAGVTYLAERTLSGVGEKMLADLRTATFAHLQRLSLGYHQTQRVGDLGNRLTNDVNTIQSLLVAVLSVLLPNATLLVGILAISVAIDPFFALLSLLVVPPLYLVLVRYRRIIKSWAAVARKEEGKVASHASEVLSAIRLVATNAGEGRSERRFRSFSDARLAAGLQRVDFAARLPAAVDVIVHVGRAVVLLVGTLRVLDGAMELGLLLVFLAYNEKLYQPVKQLAKLQTTISKGQASADRVLEVLAVQAAVRDRPGARPLRRMRGHVALRGVVFGYDPARPILDGVDITALPGQTIALAGPTGAGKSTVSGLIPRLYDVQSGSVRLDGHDVRDLTLDSIRDQVSLVPQDAALMSGTILENIAFGAPHATREQLIAAARAAHVDEFVDRLPDGWDTEVHERGSSLSGGQRQRIAIARALVRDTPVVILDEPTSGLDAVSESLVMRGLERLTAGRTVIVVAHRLSTLQKADRIYVLDRGRVVDSGTHAELAARPGVFRDMHRLLGDRPAPSPRPRLAAAG, via the coding sequence ATGCTCTCCGTCCTGTGGCGCTTCCGCGGCACCCTCGCCCCCCACCGCCGCGAGCTGACGATCGGCGGCCTGCTGATCCTCGCCGGCGCGGGCCTCGCGCTGGCCCTGCCGTGGCCGCTCAAGGTCGTCGTCGACCACGTGCTGGCGGGCCGCCCGTTCGGCCCGCTCTCCGGACCGGGACTGCTCGCGGCGTGCATCGCCGCGATCTGCGTCCTCGCCGCGCTGGGCGCGGGGGTGACCTACCTCGCCGAGCGCACGCTGTCGGGCGTCGGGGAGAAGATGCTGGCCGACCTGCGCACGGCCACCTTCGCCCACCTGCAGCGGCTGTCGCTGGGCTACCACCAGACCCAGCGCGTCGGCGACCTCGGCAACCGGCTCACCAACGACGTCAACACCATCCAGAGCCTGCTCGTCGCGGTGCTGTCGGTGCTGCTGCCCAACGCGACGCTGCTGGTCGGGATCCTGGCCATCTCCGTGGCGATCGACCCGTTCTTCGCGCTGCTGTCGCTGCTCGTCGTGCCGCCGCTGTACCTGGTGCTCGTGCGCTACCGCCGGATCATCAAGAGCTGGGCCGCCGTCGCCCGCAAGGAGGAGGGGAAGGTCGCCTCGCACGCCTCGGAGGTGCTCTCGGCGATCCGGCTGGTGGCGACGAACGCGGGCGAGGGCCGGTCGGAGCGCCGCTTCCGGTCCTTCTCCGACGCCCGCCTCGCCGCGGGGCTGCAGCGCGTCGACTTCGCGGCCCGGCTGCCCGCCGCCGTCGACGTCATCGTGCACGTCGGGCGCGCGGTCGTGCTGCTCGTCGGGACGCTGCGGGTGCTGGACGGGGCGATGGAGCTCGGCCTGCTGCTGGTGTTCCTGGCCTACAACGAGAAGCTCTACCAGCCCGTCAAGCAGCTCGCGAAGCTGCAGACCACGATCAGCAAGGGCCAGGCGAGCGCCGACCGCGTGCTGGAGGTCCTCGCCGTGCAGGCCGCGGTGCGCGACCGGCCCGGCGCCCGCCCGCTGCGCCGGATGCGCGGCCACGTCGCCCTGCGCGGGGTCGTCTTCGGCTACGACCCGGCCCGCCCGATCCTCGACGGCGTCGACATCACCGCCCTGCCCGGGCAGACGATCGCGCTGGCCGGGCCGACCGGGGCCGGGAAGTCGACGGTGTCGGGCCTGATCCCCCGCCTCTACGACGTGCAGTCCGGCTCGGTCCGGCTCGACGGCCACGACGTGCGGGACCTGACGCTGGACTCGATCCGCGACCAGGTCTCCCTCGTGCCGCAGGACGCCGCGCTGATGTCCGGCACGATCCTGGAGAACATCGCGTTCGGCGCGCCGCACGCCACCCGCGAGCAGCTCATCGCGGCGGCGCGGGCGGCCCACGTCGACGAGTTCGTCGACCGGCTCCCCGACGGCTGGGACACCGAGGTGCACGAGCGCGGCAGCTCGCTGTCGGGCGGGCAGCGCCAGCGCATCGCGATCGCCCGGGCGCTGGTCCGCGACACCCCGGTCGTCATCCTGGACGAGCCGACGTCCGGGCTCGACGCCGTCAGCGAGTCGCTGGTGATGCGGGGGCTGGAGCGCCTGACGGCCGGCCGCACCGTCATCGTCGTGGCGCACCGGCTCTCGACGCTGCAGAAGGCCGACCGGATCTACGTCCTGGACCGGGGCCGGGTCGTCGACTCGGGCACGCACGCCGAGCTCGCCGCGCGACCGGGGGTGTTCCGCGACATGCACCGGCTGCTGGGCGACCGCCCGGCCCCGTCCCCGCGGCCCCGGCTCGCCGCGGCCGGCTGA
- a CDS encoding NUDIX hydrolase, translated as MTPPPLTPSIGAVARTRLAGDAATVVGWLRVLAREDGPAEVAAALDALGALRTDLRSLRPVLDKGWTVALRDGLDEVTAVLARIAVLDGRVRLLAECGGSGPADALVASTGRERAALLETVPAALDPETGAALAFLASGREPAPLRAAAPVGDPGLPAAVLLPPMLHRRWRKLVKETPVQDLESLHRRAAELIVVVEVAARLEFPVIGLWPAADALRTAAAAALRVGAAHELKERLPACTTRRDLARIVERRVWVTRQVEKALAGVAALGHLIPADDDGPPKAAGGGLVVRPGPGGPEVLVVHRVRQDDWSIPKGATAPGETVQECALREVREETGLRCRMGAEIHSVVYRDRNNRAKHVRFWHMTPVGPAAPPDPAEIDEVRWVPLADAAGLLTRKRDRAVVAAFVREHGTGRAA; from the coding sequence ATGACCCCACCGCCCCTGACCCCCAGCATCGGCGCCGTCGCGCGCACCCGGCTCGCCGGCGACGCGGCCACGGTCGTCGGGTGGCTGCGGGTGCTGGCGCGCGAGGACGGGCCGGCCGAGGTGGCCGCGGCCCTCGACGCGCTCGGCGCCCTGCGCACCGACCTGCGCTCGCTGCGCCCGGTGCTGGACAAGGGCTGGACGGTCGCGCTGCGCGACGGCCTCGACGAGGTGACGGCCGTGCTCGCCCGGATCGCGGTGCTCGACGGGCGGGTCCGGCTGCTCGCGGAGTGCGGCGGCTCCGGGCCGGCGGACGCGCTCGTCGCGTCGACGGGGCGCGAGCGCGCCGCGCTCCTGGAGACCGTCCCCGCCGCGCTCGACCCGGAGACCGGGGCCGCGCTCGCCTTCCTCGCGTCGGGCCGCGAACCGGCCCCGCTGCGCGCCGCCGCCCCCGTCGGGGACCCGGGCCTGCCGGCCGCGGTGCTGCTCCCGCCGATGCTGCACCGGCGCTGGCGCAAGCTCGTGAAGGAGACGCCCGTGCAGGACCTGGAGTCGCTGCACCGCCGGGCGGCCGAGCTGATCGTCGTCGTCGAGGTCGCGGCCCGGCTGGAGTTCCCGGTGATCGGGCTGTGGCCCGCCGCCGACGCCCTGCGCACCGCCGCGGCCGCCGCGCTGCGGGTCGGGGCCGCGCACGAGCTGAAGGAGCGCCTGCCCGCCTGCACCACCCGCCGGGACCTGGCGCGGATCGTCGAGCGCCGGGTCTGGGTGACCCGCCAGGTCGAGAAGGCGCTGGCCGGGGTCGCCGCGCTCGGTCACCTGATCCCCGCCGACGACGACGGCCCGCCCAAGGCGGCGGGCGGCGGCCTGGTCGTGCGGCCGGGCCCGGGCGGCCCGGAGGTGCTCGTCGTGCACCGCGTCCGGCAGGACGACTGGTCGATCCCCAAGGGCGCGACGGCCCCCGGCGAGACCGTGCAGGAGTGCGCGCTGCGCGAGGTGCGCGAGGAGACCGGGCTGCGCTGCCGGATGGGCGCGGAGATCCACTCCGTCGTCTACCGGGACCGCAACAACCGGGCCAAACACGTGCGGTTCTGGCACATGACGCCGGTCGGGCCCGCGGCGCCGCCGGACCCCGCCGAGATCGACGAGGTGCGCTGGGTGCCGCTGGCCGACGCGGCCGGGCTGCTCACCCGCAAGCGCGACCGCGCCGTCGTCGCCGCGTTCGTCCGCGAGCACGGCACGGGGCGGGCGGCCTGA
- a CDS encoding alpha/beta fold hydrolase: MAAPLVPAGARVEFVAHAGGRVRVLRGGPAGATPVVLVHGGGPDNAAISWFEVFGELARTRPVLALDLPGFGYTEGLPVDGAPAAMAEVAVAVAGSAPAVWVGVSMGGDVVLNVALRHPVAGLVLVAPGGLARYAGNRVVHPLAWLAGRLPDAVLLPLLRLANRFTGTAVRAMVHDPASVPPPVREEIRRESRRLRLGYLRYNQATVGPWRMRNDLSARVGEIRAPALFVHGREDGLVDPQDSVRAAAAMPDARVVLLQGCGHWAQIEQRDRFLAELGPFLDRIDDEHDRGAET, encoded by the coding sequence ATGGCCGCACCGCTCGTCCCCGCCGGGGCCCGTGTCGAGTTCGTCGCCCACGCCGGGGGCCGGGTCCGCGTGCTGCGCGGCGGGCCGGCCGGCGCCACCCCCGTCGTGCTGGTGCACGGCGGCGGCCCGGACAACGCGGCGATCTCCTGGTTCGAGGTGTTCGGCGAGCTGGCCCGCACGCGGCCGGTGCTCGCACTCGACCTGCCCGGGTTCGGTTACACCGAGGGCCTGCCCGTCGACGGGGCGCCCGCCGCGATGGCAGAGGTCGCCGTGGCCGTCGCCGGATCGGCCCCGGCCGTGTGGGTCGGGGTGTCGATGGGCGGCGACGTCGTGCTGAACGTCGCCCTGCGCCACCCGGTCGCCGGGCTCGTCCTCGTCGCGCCGGGCGGGTTGGCCCGCTACGCCGGGAACCGCGTGGTGCACCCGCTCGCCTGGCTCGCCGGACGGCTCCCCGACGCCGTGCTGCTGCCCCTGCTCCGGCTGGCCAACCGGTTCACCGGCACCGCGGTCCGGGCGATGGTGCACGACCCGGCGAGCGTGCCCCCGCCGGTCCGCGAGGAGATCCGGCGGGAGTCCCGACGGCTGCGGCTGGGCTACCTGCGCTACAACCAGGCGACGGTCGGGCCGTGGCGGATGCGCAACGACCTCAGCGCGCGCGTCGGGGAGATCCGGGCGCCCGCGCTGTTCGTCCACGGCCGCGAGGACGGGCTCGTCGACCCGCAGGACTCCGTCCGCGCCGCGGCGGCGATGCCCGACGCGCGCGTCGTCCTGCTGCAGGGGTGCGGGCACTGGGCGCAGATCGAGCAGCGCGACCGGTTCCTGGCCGAGCTCGGGCCCTTCCTGGACCGGATCGACGACGAGCACGACCGGGGTGCGGAGACGTAG